From Plasmodium brasilianum strain Bolivian I chromosome 3, whole genome shotgun sequence, the proteins below share one genomic window:
- a CDS encoding V-type proton ATPase subunit B, giving the protein MSKGTINTKVEASRVNALAAVRDYRVCPRLEYKTISGVQGPLVIIEDVKFPKYSEIVTIHLSDNTERQGQILEVCGKKAVIQVFEGTSGIDNKNSYVEVSGDILKMPMSDEMLGRVFNGSGKPIDKGPNILADDYLDINGNPINPQCRVYPKEMIQTGISTIDVMNSIVRGQKIPLFSAAGLPHNEIGAQICRQASLVQGKDVLDHSDDNFAVVFGAMGVNMETARYFRQDFEENGKMERVCLFLNLANDPTIERILTPRIALTTAEYLAFEKEMHVFVILTDMSSYADALREVSSAREEVPGRRGYPGYMYSDLSTIYERAGRVEGRNGSITQFPILTMPNDDITHPIPDLTGYITEGQIFVDRNLYNRQIYPPINVLPSLSRLMKSGIGQNMTRIDHPYVSDQLYSNYAIAQDVKAMKAVIGEEALSNDDILYLEFLDKFEKRFITQNTYECRDIFQSLDIAWELLRIFPEDMLKKIKSDILSKYYPRVRVDEPYETFCAWWVLHHYGIACTLGNK; this is encoded by the exons atgagcaAAGGTACCATAAATACCAAAGTAGAGGCATCGCGTGTAAACGCGCTTGCCGCTGTGAGGGACTACAGAGTATGCCCAAGGCTTGAGTACAAAACCATTTCAG GTGTGCAGGGTCCTTTAGTAATTATAGAAGATGTAAAATTTCCAAAATATTCTGAAATTGTAACGATACATTTGAGTGATAACACAGAAAGGCAGGGGCAAATACTAGAAGTATGTGGAAAAAAAGCAGTTATTCAAGTTTTTGAAGGAACAAGTGGtatagataataaaaatagctaTGTGGAAGTAAGTGgtgatatattaaaaatgccAATGAGTGATGAAATGCTTGGAAGAGTTTTTAATGGTAGTGGTAAACCAATTGATAAAGGTCCAAATATATTAGCTGATGATTATTTAGATATTAATGGAAATCCAATTAATCCTCAATGTCGAGTGTATCCAAAAGAAATGATTCAAACAGGGATTTCAACAATTGATGTTATGAACAGTATAGTAAGGGGTCAGAAAATCCCCTTATTTAGTGCAGCTGGTTTACCACATAATGAAATAGGAGCACAAATATGTAGACAGGCATCATTAGTCCAAGGAAAAGATGTATTAGATCATTCGGATGATAATTTTGCTGTAGTTTTTGGTGCAATGGGTGTTAATATGGAAACTGCAAGATATTTTAGGCAAGATTTTGaagaaaatggaaaaatggaaagagtatgtttatttttaaatttagcaAATGACCCAACTATAGAAAGAATTTTAACTCCAAGAATAGCATTAACAACAGCTGAATATTTAGcttttgaaaaagaaatgcatgtttttgtaattttaacAGATATGTCATCATATGCTGATGCGTTAAGAGAAGTTTCATCTGCAAGGGAGGAAGTACCAGGTAGAAGAGGATATCCAGGTTATATGTATAGTGATTTATCAACAATTTACGAACGAGCAGGTAGAGTAGAAGGAAGAAATGGTAGTATAACCCAATTTCCTATTCTTACAATGCCAAATGATGATATTACACATCCCATACCAGATTTAACAGGGTACATAACAGAAGGACAAATATTTGTTGatagaaatttatataataggCAAATTTATCCACCTATTAATGTATTACCATCTTTATCGCGACTAATGAAAAGTGGTATTGGTCAGAACATGACAAGAATAGATCATCCTTATGTGTCTGACCAGTTATATAGTAATTACGCGATAGCTCAAGATGTTAAAGCAATGAAAGCGGTTATTGGTGAAGAAGCACTATCAAATGATGATATATTATACCTGGAATTTTTagataaatttgaaaaaagatttattaCACAAAATACATATGAGTGTAGAGATATTTTTCAGTCTTTAGATATTGCTTGGGaattattaagaatattCCCAGAAGATatgttgaaaaaaattaagtccGATATTTTGTCGAAATATTACCCAC GCGTTAGAGTTGATGAACCATATGAAACGTTCTGTGCCTGGTGGG TACTACATCATTACGGTATTGCGTGTACTTTGggaaataagtaa